In Pseudothermotoga sp., one genomic interval encodes:
- a CDS encoding TRAP transporter permease, whose protein sequence is MSNEKMSSEQTREILEKYDREARYRTFKGFLARIVAAIAITFSVFQIYTAAFGVFDAMIQRSVHLAFGFSLIFLLYPASKRWSREKLHWFDLLLAIIAPLATIYVVANYKELVLRAGTVTSLDLIVGLLGIALVLEAARRVVGLPISVVAICFILYALYGRYIPGILAHRGVSFQRLVGHLFYTTEGIFGIPLGVSSTFVFLFILLGAFLERTGLGQLFIDLANALAGWATGGPAKVAVFSSGMMGMISGSSVANVVGTGTFTIPMMKKLGYKPEFAGAVEATASTGGQLMPPIMGAAAFLMAEFTGISYSKIIVSAAIPAALYYFGVWMGVHWEAKKLGLRGLSKEELPKMKRVLMERGHLLFPLVAIIYLLVTGFTPMKAALYAIVFSVASSLIRKSTRIKFSDIPAALEAGARGALSVVAATACAGIIIGVVTLTGIGLKLGTALVDLAGGNLLITLFFTMLTSLVLGMGVPTTANYVITSTIAAPALLRLGVPILPAHMFAFYFGIIADVTPPVALAAMAGAGIARANPMKTGLTASRLAIAAFLVPYAFVLSPQLLLVKVSNPLEVIWPAFTCAVGLFTLSGGLAGYLFGNLAAWERLLYGLGGVLLVEPRRTTDLIGFGLIVLAFLLQRARMRLTRKS, encoded by the coding sequence GTGAGCAACGAGAAGATGTCTTCTGAGCAAACGCGTGAAATTCTTGAAAAATATGACAGAGAGGCTCGTTATAGAACATTCAAAGGTTTTCTGGCAAGAATCGTTGCCGCAATCGCCATCACCTTCTCGGTCTTCCAGATCTATACCGCAGCCTTCGGTGTGTTTGATGCGATGATACAACGTTCAGTACACCTTGCTTTCGGCTTTTCTCTCATCTTTTTACTCTATCCAGCAAGCAAAAGATGGTCCAGAGAAAAACTTCATTGGTTTGATCTGCTATTAGCGATCATCGCACCTTTGGCAACGATCTATGTTGTTGCTAACTATAAAGAACTGGTGCTGCGCGCTGGAACCGTGACGAGTTTGGATTTGATCGTTGGTCTTCTGGGAATCGCGTTGGTGCTCGAAGCAGCACGCCGTGTGGTTGGACTTCCCATATCAGTGGTGGCGATCTGTTTCATCCTCTACGCACTGTATGGAAGGTACATTCCAGGCATTTTGGCCCATCGAGGTGTTTCTTTTCAAAGGTTGGTAGGACATCTTTTCTACACAACGGAAGGTATCTTCGGTATACCGCTCGGAGTATCTTCAACCTTCGTTTTCCTGTTCATTCTCTTGGGCGCTTTTCTCGAAAGGACGGGGCTTGGACAGCTCTTCATAGATCTCGCGAACGCGCTCGCGGGCTGGGCAACGGGTGGACCTGCAAAGGTGGCAGTTTTCTCCAGTGGAATGATGGGCATGATCAGCGGTAGCAGCGTTGCAAACGTTGTGGGTACTGGAACCTTCACTATACCCATGATGAAAAAACTTGGTTACAAACCTGAGTTTGCCGGAGCGGTGGAAGCGACGGCTTCCACTGGCGGTCAGCTCATGCCACCGATCATGGGAGCCGCCGCGTTCTTGATGGCCGAGTTCACAGGTATATCATATTCTAAAATCATCGTTTCTGCGGCTATACCAGCCGCGCTCTACTATTTCGGAGTGTGGATGGGTGTACACTGGGAAGCAAAGAAACTTGGCCTTAGAGGTCTCTCCAAGGAAGAGCTTCCAAAGATGAAGAGGGTTTTGATGGAGAGAGGTCATCTTCTGTTCCCGTTGGTTGCGATCATCTATCTTTTAGTGACTGGTTTCACTCCCATGAAAGCGGCTCTCTATGCGATCGTATTCTCTGTGGCTTCTTCGCTCATAAGAAAAAGTACGAGAATAAAGTTTTCAGACATACCGGCGGCACTCGAAGCTGGTGCTAGAGGTGCCCTGAGTGTCGTTGCCGCCACGGCGTGCGCCGGAATAATCATAGGTGTGGTCACGCTCACCGGTATAGGCTTGAAACTTGGAACTGCGTTGGTCGACCTGGCCGGCGGTAATCTTTTGATCACGCTCTTTTTCACCATGCTGACATCCCTCGTGCTCGGTATGGGAGTTCCCACAACCGCAAACTACGTGATCACTTCAACGATCGCTGCCCCTGCCCTTCTGAGGTTGGGTGTGCCGATCCTGCCCGCACACATGTTCGCATTCTATTTCGGTATCATAGCGGACGTGACACCCCCAGTAGCACTCGCTGCGATGGCGGGAGCCGGTATAGCCAGGGCCAATCCGATGAAAACAGGTTTGACTGCGTCACGATTGGCCATTGCCGCTTTCCTCGTCCCTTACGCCTTTGTCCTCTCTCCACAATTACTGTTAGTGAAAGTTTCGAACCCACTGGAGGTCATCTGGCCCGCCTTCACGTGTGCTGTTGGATTGTTCACTCTCTCCGGAGGCCTCGCTGGTTATTTGTTCGGTAATCTCGCTGCGTGGGAAAGATTGCTCTATGGTCTGGGTGGAGTACTGCTCGTCGAACCAAGGCGTACAACCGATCTGATAGGATTCGGTTTGATAGTCCTCGCGTTTTTGTTACAAAGAGCAAGGATGCGCTTGACGAGAAAATCTTGA
- a CDS encoding sugar ABC transporter permease: MEKRKRTIGYMFMIPSLLILLLVLAFPLVHAFYLSLFNVRFFGGRIITSFVGLENYLAVLRSESWWRSFINTVYFVLADITVGMFLGFISALALNRRLKFKSFIIAAILLPYVLPPIVHALIWKWAFNADYGFINQTLLRFGIIKQNIYWLTDSRLVLWALILANLWQGTAFATIIYLGGMKSIPDELYEAARMDGATRMQQVMYITLPLLKPFTQLLLVMKTILTFKLFELIYAVTGGGPAGRTRVVSYEIYRTAFESYKFGQATAMSYILLGIVAIIVLLYRKFLATEAGEE, translated from the coding sequence TTGGAAAAGCGTAAAAGGACCATCGGATACATGTTCATGATACCTTCTCTGCTTATACTGCTTCTGGTTTTGGCGTTTCCACTGGTTCATGCTTTTTATTTGAGCTTATTCAATGTGCGCTTTTTTGGTGGAAGAATAATCACGAGTTTTGTTGGCTTGGAGAATTATTTGGCTGTTCTTCGAAGTGAATCTTGGTGGCGATCTTTCATCAACACCGTGTATTTCGTCCTAGCAGACATAACCGTTGGTATGTTTCTTGGTTTCATTTCAGCCCTCGCTCTGAACAGGAGATTGAAGTTCAAGTCTTTCATCATAGCAGCCATACTTCTGCCTTACGTTCTGCCACCGATAGTTCACGCATTGATCTGGAAGTGGGCATTCAATGCAGATTATGGCTTCATAAACCAAACATTGCTCAGGTTTGGGATCATCAAGCAAAACATTTACTGGCTTACCGATTCGAGATTAGTTCTCTGGGCCCTCATCCTGGCTAATCTTTGGCAGGGAACAGCTTTCGCTACGATCATATACCTTGGAGGTATGAAATCCATACCTGATGAGCTCTACGAGGCAGCGAGGATGGATGGTGCCACACGAATGCAGCAAGTTATGTACATCACACTTCCTCTTCTGAAACCGTTCACTCAGCTGCTCTTGGTTATGAAGACGATACTGACTTTCAAGCTCTTTGAGCTCATTTATGCGGTGACTGGTGGAGGGCCAGCGGGCAGAACAAGAGTTGTGTCTTACGAGATTTACAGAACTGCTTTCGAATCTTACAAATTCGGTCAAGCAACGGCGATGTCGTACATTCTCCTTGGAATAGTTGCAATTATAGTTCTGCTTTACAGAAAGTTCCTTGCCACGGAAGCGGGTGAAGAGTGA
- a CDS encoding ROK family protein, which produces MIERSNLRESEIRVLECIRRNQPISRATIASLTGLSKPGVSEAVEKLLKRNIIKEFRKGKSTARGGKKPTLLVFNPNCGYIAGVDIGGSKIRAIIADLDGNIVRRAERRVEEMESSESLVEQVSNVLVDIEIHKYRLIGVAVGVPGTCDRETGEVRYIPAFNLKDVPLRKMLEERFHLPVFVENDVTLNALGEMWKGSAKGLKNILLISLGTGTGAGLVLNRSLYTGSKGMAGEIGYFVTDWSMERDVEYRFGRLERWFSGYSFIEFLKGKSVRTELKWIFEDLNSHPDFAEFFEHACEHLAVAIANAVCLLDPDAVVLSGGIGYNQYEKIVEKIKPIVSRIVPPEILEHVRFMKSELGELGVVLGAVYFVQSELFVV; this is translated from the coding sequence GTGATAGAGAGATCAAATTTGAGAGAGTCTGAGATCAGAGTGCTCGAATGTATCAGAAGAAATCAACCGATATCCAGAGCAACGATAGCCTCTTTGACAGGGTTGAGTAAACCTGGTGTTTCGGAAGCCGTTGAAAAACTGTTGAAGCGAAACATCATTAAAGAATTCAGGAAAGGCAAAAGTACGGCGAGAGGTGGAAAGAAACCAACTTTACTTGTGTTCAATCCCAACTGTGGTTACATCGCTGGGGTGGACATTGGTGGAAGTAAGATTAGGGCGATCATCGCAGATTTAGACGGGAATATCGTTCGGAGGGCTGAACGTAGGGTGGAAGAAATGGAATCTTCCGAAAGTTTGGTTGAACAGGTATCCAACGTGCTCGTGGATATAGAAATTCATAAGTATAGATTGATCGGTGTGGCTGTTGGAGTTCCTGGTACTTGTGACAGAGAAACTGGTGAGGTACGATACATCCCAGCTTTCAATTTGAAAGACGTTCCACTCAGAAAAATGTTGGAAGAAAGATTCCATTTACCTGTGTTCGTCGAGAATGATGTAACTTTGAATGCCCTTGGGGAAATGTGGAAAGGTTCAGCGAAAGGATTGAAGAACATTCTATTAATCTCACTCGGTACAGGTACTGGAGCGGGGCTGGTGTTGAATCGTTCACTGTACACTGGTTCGAAAGGTATGGCTGGCGAGATCGGTTATTTCGTAACCGATTGGTCCATGGAGAGAGACGTTGAGTATCGCTTTGGTAGACTAGAAAGATGGTTCTCTGGATATTCGTTCATTGAATTTTTGAAAGGAAAGAGTGTTCGAACTGAGCTGAAATGGATCTTTGAAGATCTCAATTCTCATCCTGATTTTGCTGAATTTTTTGAACACGCATGCGAGCATCTGGCTGTAGCGATAGCGAATGCGGTGTGTTTGTTGGATCCAGACGCAGTTGTTTTGTCCGGCGGGATAGGTTACAATCAATACGAAAAGATAGTAGAGAAGATCAAGCCCATCGTTTCAAGGATAGTTCCACCTGAGATACTTGAGCACGTTCGGTTCATGAAGTCTGAGCTCGGTGAGCTTGGAGTTGTACTCGGAGCGGTTTATTTCGTTCAAAGCGAATTGTTCGTGGTTTAG
- a CDS encoding DUF1850 domain-containing protein yields MVKFSLCFCAFLLTIIEPEFVLLIEKQGEVIFEKRLEEPFFSLVFIHSVEKTKVEERFRIEPNGEMLLYECRYSSYGAGLPSDIGGGFALEDGEFVLKLDRKFERITLRVSHIDGHGIVFRDGPVWFKSIANVGDTLTFYVKPKLSKRSKIF; encoded by the coding sequence GTGGTTAAGTTTTCGCTATGTTTCTGTGCCTTCTTACTGACGATCATTGAGCCTGAGTTCGTTCTGTTGATCGAAAAACAAGGCGAGGTAATTTTCGAAAAACGATTGGAAGAGCCATTTTTCAGCCTGGTGTTCATCCATTCGGTCGAGAAAACCAAGGTAGAAGAACGTTTCAGAATCGAACCGAACGGTGAGATGCTTTTGTACGAATGTCGTTATAGTTCTTATGGTGCTGGTTTACCTTCGGACATCGGAGGGGGATTCGCTCTTGAAGATGGCGAGTTCGTTCTCAAACTCGATAGAAAATTTGAGCGGATCACCCTCCGTGTTTCTCACATCGATGGTCACGGCATAGTTTTCAGAGACGGCCCAGTGTGGTTCAAAAGCATTGCCAACGTTGGTGATACTTTAACCTTTTATGTGAAACCGAAACTGAGCAAAAGATCCAAGATATTCTGA
- a CDS encoding carbohydrate ABC transporter permease → MSVIIVILAAVFVSVIPIYWVLVTSFSLDVDLMKTSHSWFPPRPTVKNYRDALGIGQGMYSVASQVKVTLFNSTVISFSVTGITLILAIMAAYAIERLRVPLRGYVSFFVLLTQMLPPIILVIPIYLSLARFGMLDRKVSLTFIYIALNLPFAIWIISSYFRRLPISVEEAAIIDGCSHVRVLWNILVPMSKPAIFTSGIFVFLSAWNEFIIALVLTSSLKAKTLPISISEFMGRFYTNYPLMCAAGIVSMVPPIIFAALFQNFLIEGLAKGAVKE, encoded by the coding sequence ATGTCAGTCATAATTGTGATCTTAGCTGCCGTCTTCGTGTCCGTGATCCCAATATATTGGGTTCTCGTTACGAGTTTTTCACTCGACGTGGATTTGATGAAAACGTCCCACAGTTGGTTCCCACCGAGACCTACAGTTAAAAATTACAGAGATGCGTTGGGGATAGGTCAAGGGATGTACAGCGTGGCTTCTCAAGTGAAGGTAACTTTGTTCAACAGCACCGTGATAAGTTTTTCCGTCACGGGGATAACTTTGATTTTGGCGATAATGGCGGCGTATGCGATCGAAAGACTTAGAGTACCGTTGAGAGGATATGTGAGCTTTTTTGTATTGCTGACGCAGATGCTACCTCCCATCATACTCGTGATACCAATATATCTGTCACTCGCTCGCTTTGGTATGCTCGATAGAAAAGTATCTCTCACATTCATTTACATCGCTTTGAATTTGCCATTCGCTATATGGATCATCAGTTCCTATTTTAGAAGGTTACCTATATCCGTAGAGGAAGCGGCGATAATAGATGGCTGTAGCCACGTTAGAGTTCTTTGGAACATACTGGTTCCAATGTCAAAACCTGCTATCTTCACATCGGGCATCTTTGTTTTTCTCTCAGCTTGGAACGAGTTCATAATCGCTTTAGTTTTAACCTCAAGCTTGAAGGCTAAGACTCTACCGATAAGCATTTCTGAATTCATGGGAAGGTTCTACACGAACTACCCACTGATGTGCGCAGCCGGGATAGTTTCGATGGTTCCTCCGATAATATTCGCTGCTCTCTTCCAAAATTTCTTGATCGAAGGTCTTGCGAAAGGAGCTGTCAAGGAGTGA